The proteins below are encoded in one region of Candidatus Aegiribacteria sp.:
- a CDS encoding S9 family peptidase: MITAKLIMLMLFSLQPPVADIIPHEITTHGHTRIDNYYWLRDIENPAVSEYLEAENAYSDFMMSGCTLLIDTLIMEMRERITEEDASVPYFSNGYWYWYEYREGDEYSVNMRRKHPDGEAEILLDENVHAAGREYFQVEAMSVSPDNSMLAWAFDTTGGHWNTLIFQDIGTGQILDNIHNASGDIAWATDSKMVFYGLNDPRGRTDRIMRRTIGCDDEICVYREDDPTFWPGVWNSYDRNWLGISTSSKLESECWILSAATPMDSFRLIHPRTEEFEYYVEPIGNTFYFLTNAEGENYSVMQASSESFSMPEWETIVPYSDSVLIEGIDIFDDILAVSVRTDGLKKLYIVDRESGEGHYANLGDEASIIYTSNNYDCSADSVRLAYSSMTTPWSTIAYDVGADTMRVLKMEDVGEHFDRSLYESHRIMAPAEDGTLIPISLVYRTDLFHEGENPLLIYGYGAYGSSLDPMFSFTRLSLLDRGFVYAIAHVRGGSEMGRWWYNQGRVLNKMNTFTDFIDCAEYLIEEGYCDTEKVFAMGESAGGLLMGAIINLRPDLWRGVVAGVPFVDALTTMLDPTIPLTTNEYDEWGNPGESEEAYWYILSYSPVDNLDAVDYPAIYVYTGVNDAQVGYWEPTKWIAGIRNLNTGFDPVLLSVKMGTGHGGASGRFSWLRDYAEEYAFILGLLREE; encoded by the coding sequence ATGATAACCGCAAAGCTCATTATGCTCATGCTTTTTTCGCTGCAGCCCCCTGTAGCGGATATCATTCCCCATGAAATCACGACCCACGGCCATACCCGAATTGATAACTACTACTGGCTGAGGGATATCGAAAATCCTGCAGTCAGTGAATACCTTGAAGCGGAGAATGCCTATTCCGATTTCATGATGAGTGGATGTACACTGTTGATTGACACGCTGATTATGGAAATGCGGGAGAGAATAACGGAGGAAGACGCTTCGGTTCCCTACTTCAGCAACGGTTACTGGTACTGGTACGAATACCGCGAGGGTGATGAGTACAGTGTGAATATGAGAAGAAAACATCCCGACGGTGAAGCTGAAATACTGCTGGACGAAAATGTCCATGCGGCAGGAAGGGAATACTTCCAGGTCGAAGCTATGAGCGTAAGTCCGGACAATTCAATGCTCGCCTGGGCATTCGATACCACCGGCGGACACTGGAATACACTTATTTTTCAGGATATAGGGACAGGTCAGATTCTGGATAACATCCATAATGCTTCCGGTGACATCGCATGGGCAACTGATTCAAAAATGGTCTTTTACGGTCTGAATGACCCAAGGGGAAGAACAGACAGGATAATGCGAAGAACAATCGGATGCGATGATGAGATATGCGTGTACAGAGAGGACGATCCCACATTCTGGCCCGGAGTATGGAATTCTTATGACAGAAACTGGCTGGGTATATCAACTTCAAGTAAACTTGAATCCGAATGCTGGATACTTTCAGCGGCAACCCCCATGGATTCTTTCCGGTTGATACACCCCAGAACGGAGGAGTTTGAATACTACGTTGAACCCATCGGAAACACGTTTTATTTCCTCACCAACGCTGAAGGTGAAAACTATTCGGTTATGCAGGCTTCATCGGAATCGTTTTCAATGCCCGAATGGGAGACAATTGTACCTTACTCCGATAGCGTTCTGATAGAAGGAATTGACATTTTCGATGATATTCTAGCCGTTTCGGTAAGAACAGATGGTCTTAAGAAACTATACATCGTTGACAGAGAATCAGGTGAAGGACACTACGCTAATCTGGGAGATGAAGCTTCCATTATCTATACATCCAATAACTACGATTGCTCGGCCGACTCCGTAAGGCTCGCCTACTCATCCATGACAACTCCCTGGTCAACCATAGCCTACGATGTAGGCGCCGACACAATGCGTGTACTGAAGATGGAAGATGTTGGAGAACATTTCGACAGGTCATTGTATGAATCTCACAGGATAATGGCCCCTGCGGAAGACGGTACACTGATTCCCATCAGCCTTGTATACAGGACCGACCTCTTCCACGAAGGAGAGAATCCTCTCCTGATATACGGCTACGGAGCATACGGTTCCAGTTTGGACCCCATGTTCAGTTTTACAAGGCTCTCTCTACTTGACAGAGGTTTCGTTTACGCAATTGCCCACGTAAGAGGTGGAAGTGAAATGGGACGCTGGTGGTACAACCAGGGAAGGGTTCTGAACAAGATGAACACCTTCACCGATTTCATAGACTGCGCGGAATACCTAATCGAAGAGGGATATTGCGATACTGAAAAAGTATTCGCCATGGGTGAAAGCGCCGGCGGCCTTCTTATGGGAGCAATAATCAACCTCAGACCGGACCTATGGCGGGGTGTAGTAGCGGGAGTTCCCTTCGTTGACGCTCTGACCACAATGCTTGATCCGACTATTCCCCTCACAACTAACGAATACGACGAATGGGGGAATCCCGGGGAGAGTGAGGAGGCTTACTGGTATATACTCTCATACTCGCCCGTTGATAACCTTGATGCTGTTGATTACCCGGCCATCTACGTCTATACAGGCGTGAACGATGCTCAGGTTGGTTACTGGGAACCGACGAAATGGATAGCCGGTATCAGAAACCTGAATACCGGTTTCGATCCAGTCCTTCTCAGTGTGAAAATGGGAACCGGTCACGGCGGCGCCTCGGGACGATTCAGCTGGCTCCGTGATTATGCGGAAGAATACGCTTTCATTCTCGGGTTGCTGAGAGAGGAATAG
- a CDS encoding aminotransferase class I/II-fold pyridoxal phosphate-dependent enzyme, with protein MKEKKKGKRVVISASERLSMLPPYLFAEIDRQKEAALRKGMELIDFGIGDPDMPTPSHIVREAREAVAEPIYHRYPKGAGSDFFLDAVKNWMREQFGVTIDERLDVGAVIGTKEGIAHVPIFFCNPGDVVLIPNPGYPVYRASAILADAIPVDLPLLRENGFVPDLTSFASEVIDSTRLIFLNYPNNPTGAVLTLDQMKEIVEWARREDVLIVSDNSYSHIRFDGKPPVSFLQIPGSEDVCLEFHSLSKTFNMTGWRVGFVAGGRNLVKTFMSAKENIDSGVFTAVQKAAEKALYSNTSGYFGIYSRRREVLVAGLKKLDWDVCESPGTFYVWVKLPRGTQSMRFTRKLITHTGIVVTPGSGFGTYGEEYVRFALTIPEELIHQAIGRLEQKELFRHRIKAWLKRESNEGQA; from the coding sequence TTGAAAGAAAAGAAAAAGGGGAAGCGGGTTGTCATTTCCGCATCCGAGCGGTTGAGTATGCTTCCACCGTACCTGTTCGCGGAGATAGACAGGCAGAAAGAAGCGGCTTTGAGGAAGGGTATGGAGCTTATCGATTTTGGTATCGGGGATCCGGATATGCCGACACCCTCCCACATAGTCCGTGAAGCGCGGGAAGCTGTTGCGGAACCGATCTACCACAGGTATCCAAAGGGAGCCGGAAGCGATTTCTTTCTGGATGCGGTGAAAAACTGGATGAGGGAACAGTTCGGAGTAACTATCGATGAAAGGCTGGATGTGGGAGCCGTCATCGGAACCAAGGAGGGCATCGCTCATGTTCCCATTTTCTTCTGCAATCCAGGTGATGTTGTTCTGATACCAAATCCGGGATATCCTGTATACAGGGCATCGGCAATACTGGCGGACGCGATTCCAGTTGACCTGCCGCTTCTCAGGGAGAATGGATTCGTTCCTGACCTTACATCTTTTGCCAGCGAAGTAATCGACAGCACCAGATTGATTTTCCTCAACTATCCCAATAATCCCACCGGAGCGGTTCTTACCCTTGATCAAATGAAGGAAATAGTTGAATGGGCAAGGCGTGAAGATGTACTTATTGTTAGTGACAATTCCTACAGCCATATAAGATTTGACGGGAAGCCACCGGTATCGTTCCTTCAGATTCCGGGCTCCGAAGATGTCTGCCTTGAATTTCACAGTTTATCCAAAACGTTCAACATGACGGGATGGAGAGTCGGGTTCGTGGCGGGCGGCAGGAATCTTGTGAAGACTTTCATGAGTGCCAAGGAGAACATTGACTCGGGTGTATTCACAGCGGTTCAGAAGGCTGCTGAGAAAGCTCTTTACTCCAACACCTCCGGTTACTTCGGTATCTACAGCAGACGCAGGGAAGTTTTGGTGGCAGGGCTGAAGAAGCTTGACTGGGATGTCTGTGAATCTCCGGGAACATTTTACGTCTGGGTAAAACTCCCCAGGGGCACGCAATCCATGCGATTCACACGAAAGCTGATAACCCATACAGGTATCGTTGTTACACCCGGAAGCGGATTCGGAACGTACGGAGAAGAGTATGTCCGTTTTGCGCTTACGATACCTGAAGAACTCATACACCAGGCAATTGGAAGGCTTGAGCAGAAGGAGCTTTTCAGGCATAGAATAAAGGCTTGGCTTAAAAGGGAGTCGAATGAAGGGCAGGCTTGA
- the folK gene encoding 2-amino-4-hydroxy-6-hydroxymethyldihydropteridine diphosphokinase: MAEFALGMGSNLEDRVKNIIEGIRFLLSRSKMGSFCLSGVYETPPLEGVEGDSFLNCVLAGNFYGTVEELQRDCRGAEILMGSMVRKNNASRTLDIDLLFFDNITRNDKDLILPHPGLHKRKFVLEPLSEVWHKNIPGMKATPEELLKNCSDTSRIFSIYDMPDRGCFWEVHS; encoded by the coding sequence ATGGCTGAATTTGCGCTTGGAATGGGCAGTAATCTGGAGGACAGGGTAAAGAATATTATTGAAGGCATCCGCTTTCTTCTTTCCCGTTCAAAGATGGGATCATTCTGCCTTTCAGGTGTTTACGAAACACCTCCACTTGAAGGGGTTGAAGGTGACAGCTTTTTAAATTGCGTCCTTGCGGGAAACTTTTATGGAACTGTGGAAGAACTGCAGAGAGATTGCAGAGGGGCTGAGATCCTGATGGGTTCTATGGTAAGGAAGAACAACGCCTCCAGAACGCTTGATATTGATCTGCTTTTCTTCGATAACATCACCCGAAACGATAAGGATCTCATTCTACCCCATCCGGGATTGCATAAAAGGAAATTCGTACTCGAACCCCTTTCAGAAGTCTGGCATAAAAATATTCCCGGGATGAAAGCTACGCCCGAGGAACTTTTGAAGAATTGCTCCGATACAAGCAGGATATTCAGTATCTACGATATGCCTGACAGAGGCTGCTTCTGGGAGGTGCACAGCTGA
- a CDS encoding deoxynucleoside kinase produces MTADFGYVVVEGPIGVGKTTVCNLLASQWKAVTILEEVEENPFLSRFYRNRKAWAFQTQLFFMLSRYGQQKKLAQLDLFSKKFVADYMFAKDRIFASINLQDDEFVLYEKLCSLLAADIPQPDLVIYLQGSCDSLLKRISSRGRSFESDISRSYLEKLTDAYNDYFFRARKHPTLVVNTDHADFRHKGEDFNRLVEAIGNHTGGVESFVPRLGGRR; encoded by the coding sequence CTGACGGCTGATTTTGGATACGTAGTTGTTGAAGGTCCCATAGGAGTAGGCAAAACGACAGTATGCAACCTGCTGGCATCCCAATGGAAAGCCGTGACAATTCTTGAGGAAGTGGAAGAGAATCCATTTCTTTCACGGTTCTACAGGAACAGGAAAGCCTGGGCGTTTCAGACCCAGCTGTTCTTTATGCTGAGCCGTTACGGACAGCAGAAGAAACTGGCCCAGCTTGATCTCTTCAGTAAAAAATTCGTTGCCGACTACATGTTCGCGAAGGATAGAATATTCGCTTCCATAAATCTCCAGGATGATGAATTCGTACTTTACGAAAAATTGTGTTCATTGCTGGCAGCTGATATTCCTCAACCTGATCTAGTGATATACCTTCAGGGTTCCTGCGATTCCCTTCTTAAAAGAATTTCCAGCCGCGGAAGATCCTTTGAGAGTGACATAAGCCGCTCCTATCTTGAAAAGCTGACCGATGCTTACAATGATTATTTCTTCAGGGCTAGAAAGCACCCGACGCTTGTAGTGAACACGGATCATGCCGATTTCAGACATAAAGGTGAGGATTTTAACCGTCTGGTTGAGGCCATTGGAAACCATACGGGCGGTGTTGAAAGCTTTGTTCCAAGACTTGGCGGGCGAAGATGA
- the panC gene encoding pantoate--beta-alanine ligase, with translation MNCVSVLKTANQVGKLVCEWRKAGMTIGFVPTMGALHKGHLSLVSLALEKADRVIVSIFVNPSQFGPGEDLESYPRTFNEDLMKLEEAGAHCVFFPSVEEIYPDGFSTFIHISGLTETLCGKYRPEHFDGVATVCAVLFGIVRPDIAVFGKKDAQQLAVIKKMVNDLRMEVDIFGGDIFREPDGLAMSSRNSYLIPEERKQAAAIFKGLSRAVELVSEGEKNVERICNAVRKIVYREAPLAEIQYLEVVDSGTMEVLCDLTIPGLLAIAVYFTHTRLIDNVILNP, from the coding sequence ATGAACTGCGTTTCGGTACTGAAAACGGCGAATCAGGTGGGGAAGCTTGTATGCGAGTGGCGAAAAGCGGGGATGACAATCGGATTTGTCCCCACGATGGGAGCGCTGCACAAAGGTCATCTCAGTCTTGTCTCGCTTGCTCTTGAAAAAGCTGACAGAGTGATAGTATCGATATTCGTTAACCCTTCACAGTTCGGGCCCGGAGAAGATCTCGAATCTTACCCGAGAACGTTTAATGAAGACTTGATGAAACTGGAAGAAGCGGGTGCGCACTGTGTATTTTTTCCATCGGTCGAAGAAATCTATCCTGATGGGTTTTCAACCTTCATTCACATTTCCGGCCTTACCGAAACCCTTTGTGGAAAATACAGGCCGGAGCATTTTGATGGGGTCGCAACTGTTTGCGCGGTTCTGTTCGGAATTGTGCGTCCCGATATCGCCGTCTTCGGGAAGAAGGACGCTCAGCAGCTGGCGGTTATTAAAAAAATGGTAAACGATCTAAGGATGGAAGTTGATATCTTTGGCGGGGATATCTTCAGAGAACCCGATGGCCTGGCGATGAGTTCGAGGAATTCTTATCTCATTCCGGAGGAGAGGAAGCAGGCGGCCGCGATATTCAAAGGATTATCGAGGGCTGTCGAACTGGTTTCAGAGGGTGAGAAGAACGTAGAGCGGATATGTAACGCGGTTCGGAAAATCGTTTATCGTGAGGCTCCTCTGGCTGAAATTCAATATCTGGAAGTAGTAGATTCGGGCACGATGGAGGTTCTTTGCGACCTGACCATCCCCGGTCTTCTTGCCATTGCTGTATATTTCACCCATACACGACTGATAGATAACGTGATCCTGAACCCCTGA
- a CDS encoding aspartate 1-decarboxylase yields MHRCFLGAKLHRMVITEADLNYVGSITIDSDLLDMSGILPGERVMVADIESGARFETYVMEGRKGSGVICVNGAAARLVHTGDRAIILQYVWLDNAEAPPKARVVVADDRNLSPSLLDT; encoded by the coding sequence TTGCATAGGTGCTTTCTAGGCGCGAAGTTACACAGAATGGTAATAACGGAGGCCGATCTCAATTATGTTGGCTCGATAACCATTGACAGTGATCTTCTTGATATGTCCGGCATCCTTCCAGGCGAAAGAGTGATGGTGGCTGACATAGAGAGCGGTGCGAGATTTGAGACTTACGTAATGGAGGGCAGGAAGGGAAGCGGAGTAATCTGTGTTAACGGCGCGGCTGCAAGACTGGTTCATACCGGTGACAGGGCGATTATTCTGCAGTACGTGTGGCTGGATAATGCCGAAGCTCCACCGAAAGCAAGAGTAGTGGTTGCGGACGATAGAAATCTCAGCCCATCATTGCTTGATACATGA
- a CDS encoding NTP transferase domain-containing protein produces the protein MKSPLPKVAHPVLGVPMVLRVVKQAFKAGLDSPVVVVGHGKESVIPLLEEAGASWAVQAEQLGTAHALSCGFKDMTSGSVTVLLGDVPLIKSSTISELEEARRKAGAAIAVLSTFPPDPSGYGRIVRDGDMLSAIVEDRDCTPRQLKTGEINTGLMSFDGRVLSELLRKIKTDNDQGEYYLTDAVSIAVSMGMPCIAVVAGDYREVSGVNDRIQLACATDNLRRQVLEAQMTSGVNIPDPGGVWIEDSVEIGTGVSIGRSARLSGETVIGDNCIVGDGSVLIDTAVPSGTIIEPYSVMGWRGTL, from the coding sequence ATGAAATCACCTCTTCCAAAGGTTGCCCATCCCGTTCTCGGTGTGCCTATGGTCTTAAGAGTGGTGAAGCAAGCTTTTAAAGCTGGTCTTGACAGCCCGGTTGTTGTTGTAGGCCACGGCAAAGAGAGTGTAATTCCACTTCTGGAGGAAGCGGGAGCTTCGTGGGCAGTTCAGGCTGAACAGCTGGGAACGGCACATGCCCTTTCGTGTGGTTTTAAAGACATGACGTCTGGAAGCGTAACTGTCCTTCTTGGTGATGTACCACTTATAAAAAGCAGTACTATTTCTGAGCTTGAGGAGGCTCGCAGGAAGGCAGGAGCGGCGATAGCTGTGCTTTCAACATTCCCGCCGGATCCTTCAGGATACGGAAGGATAGTACGGGACGGTGACATGCTCTCGGCAATAGTGGAAGACAGAGACTGCACGCCACGGCAACTGAAAACAGGTGAGATTAATACAGGCCTCATGTCATTTGATGGACGCGTCCTTTCCGAATTGTTGAGGAAGATCAAGACCGATAACGACCAGGGAGAATATTACCTGACCGATGCCGTTTCCATTGCCGTAAGCATGGGAATGCCGTGTATCGCGGTAGTCGCCGGGGATTACAGAGAAGTTTCAGGTGTGAATGATCGTATACAGCTTGCCTGCGCAACCGACAATCTCAGGAGACAGGTTCTTGAAGCTCAAATGACCAGCGGTGTTAATATCCCGGACCCCGGAGGGGTGTGGATAGAGGATTCTGTTGAGATAGGCACCGGAGTTTCAATTGGAAGATCGGCAAGATTATCCGGCGAAACGGTCATCGGCGATAACTGCATTGTAGGCGATGGGAGTGTTCTTATAGACACTGCAGTACCTTCCGGCACTATCATCGAACCCTATTCTGTCATGGGATGGAGAGGAACACTGTGA
- a CDS encoding HIT domain-containing protein, giving the protein MKHLAAPWRSAYVTNSKPEDGCVLCRIGSEMDKDSENYVLHREGGFFIVLNRYPYINGHLMIVPLRHANDFADLNSSELDTMIRLVVKCEKALAEGMNCMGMNGGWNLGSCAGAGIEGHVHMHMLPRWSGDTNFMATTGDTRVISASLEDSYSRLQPLFSGEENLR; this is encoded by the coding sequence GTGAAACACCTCGCTGCTCCCTGGAGAAGCGCATATGTGACTAATTCCAAACCTGAAGACGGATGCGTTCTGTGCAGAATAGGCAGCGAGATGGATAAGGACAGTGAGAATTATGTACTCCACCGTGAGGGTGGTTTTTTTATTGTGCTGAACAGATATCCGTACATCAATGGTCATCTAATGATCGTTCCTCTCAGGCATGCGAATGATTTCGCTGACCTGAACAGCTCGGAACTTGACACTATGATCAGGCTTGTGGTGAAGTGCGAAAAGGCGCTGGCGGAAGGCATGAACTGCATGGGAATGAATGGAGGGTGGAATCTTGGCAGCTGTGCCGGGGCCGGAATTGAGGGGCATGTGCATATGCACATGCTTCCAAGATGGTCCGGCGATACGAACTTCATGGCCACCACTGGTGATACAAGGGTGATCTCTGCTTCCCTGGAGGACAGTTATAGCAGGCTTCAGCCACTATTCAGCGGCGAGGAGAACTTAAGATAA
- a CDS encoding LytR C-terminal domain-containing protein, with translation MIAGRGFPWRWVIASLAVAVIVMTILVPPPGTVQDVQNADETVETGFTEENEPAIEVCVPDTIRVMVLNGTSIDGLATRTQRQLLGSSSDSTIILAPFDPSNTDIKPFKETIIISHLADLSAARIITDILGRSENCIVWEVPEGDAPVFIDVTVCLGENEDFPIE, from the coding sequence ATGATAGCAGGCAGAGGTTTTCCATGGAGATGGGTAATAGCAAGCCTGGCGGTTGCCGTCATTGTAATGACCATACTCGTACCACCTCCCGGAACGGTTCAGGATGTTCAGAATGCCGACGAGACGGTTGAAACAGGCTTCACGGAGGAGAACGAACCGGCCATTGAAGTCTGCGTTCCTGATACGATTCGGGTTATGGTTCTTAACGGAACATCGATTGACGGACTGGCTACTCGAACACAGCGACAGCTACTCGGCTCCTCTTCCGATTCAACGATCATCCTTGCTCCTTTTGACCCATCGAATACCGATATAAAACCATTCAAAGAGACTATCATCATATCCCATCTTGCCGATTTGTCGGCAGCGAGAATAATCACTGATATCCTTGGCAGGTCGGAAAACTGCATTGTATGGGAGGTCCCTGAGGGGGATGCTCCCGTTTTTATAGATGTTACCGTTTGTCTTGGTGAGAATGAGGATTTTCCCATTGAATAA
- the rsfS gene encoding ribosome silencing factor — MSESILETFVEAIHQRHGYKVVALDMSDVPLTMEAFILATAENRIQARAIVDHIEETARKTGFRKHHIEGYDEGSWILVDYVDLVIHIFLPEIREYYNLEMLWSDVPTIEYNDTEEPPDDSSRSED; from the coding sequence TTGTCCGAAAGCATTCTAGAGACTTTTGTAGAAGCTATTCACCAGCGTCACGGTTACAAGGTTGTAGCCCTGGACATGAGCGATGTACCACTCACGATGGAAGCTTTTATTCTTGCAACCGCTGAGAACAGGATACAGGCAAGGGCGATTGTTGATCATATAGAAGAAACGGCAAGGAAAACTGGCTTCAGAAAGCACCATATTGAGGGTTACGATGAAGGCAGCTGGATACTTGTAGATTACGTTGATCTGGTAATTCACATATTCCTTCCCGAAATCAGGGAATACTACAATCTTGAAATGCTCTGGAGCGATGTCCCAACTATTGAATACAATGATACGGAGGAACCGCCGGATGACTCCAGCCGCTCTGAGGACTGA
- the argS gene encoding arginine--tRNA ligase, producing the protein MTPAALRTELERILESSVRSLWGKLIPDEFRAVVSRSDNLEFGDLSCQTAMKLASIVRNNPLSIAAKIVEASSDGFEGVSAVNVDGPGFINFTLSDDYLASVAFHLAFGGLQSLLPDTGHGREALVEFVSSNPTGPLTVGHCRQAVLGETISSLLETVGWRVSREYYFNDAGRQMNLLGESLAVRYTSAQSDESDIPEGGYHGNYIQGFKRNRTDLGKRPGYLHRFRRRKSDGDDTI; encoded by the coding sequence ATGACTCCAGCCGCTCTGAGGACTGAACTTGAAAGGATTCTGGAATCTTCTGTCCGCAGCCTCTGGGGGAAACTGATACCGGATGAATTTCGAGCAGTAGTATCGAGATCGGATAACCTTGAATTCGGTGACCTTTCATGTCAGACAGCAATGAAACTCGCGAGCATCGTCAGGAATAATCCTCTATCAATCGCTGCAAAAATAGTTGAAGCCTCATCTGACGGATTTGAGGGAGTATCGGCCGTCAACGTTGATGGCCCCGGATTTATCAATTTCACGCTTTCAGATGATTACCTTGCGTCTGTTGCTTTCCATCTGGCATTCGGAGGACTTCAGTCCCTTCTGCCGGATACAGGACACGGTAGAGAAGCTCTGGTTGAATTCGTCAGCTCAAATCCAACTGGTCCGCTTACAGTCGGCCACTGCAGGCAGGCTGTTCTAGGAGAAACCATCAGCAGCCTCCTGGAAACTGTAGGATGGAGAGTCAGCCGAGAGTATTATTTCAACGATGCCGGAAGGCAGATGAACCTTCTTGGTGAATCACTCGCAGTCAGGTACACCTCCGCGCAAAGCGATGAATCAGACATTCCCGAGGGGGGTTATCACGGAAACTACATTCAGGGCTTCAAGAGGAACAGGACTGACCTGGGAAAGCGACCGGGATACCTTCATCGGTTTCGCCGAAGAAAAAGCGATGGAGATGATACGATCTGA
- a CDS encoding arginine--tRNA ligase, whose protein sequence is MEMIRSDLSLLGIEFDRYFAESELIPGAVTEAIERLSGVTIDGKSLVYSDEDGSEKLWLRFTSLRRPKDRVIVRDNGTYTYRMPDIAYHIEKFSRNYDLMVDIFGADHLDTSRDVTSALECLLGMEEVSKRLKVIIHQFVTLVRDGRRIKMSTRSGEFVTLRELIRDAGSADVTKYLFLTRRAEAHMDFDLDLARKQSSENPVYYVQYAHARIAGILRVASEAGIEPPDEFSDELAELLDGEHERELMRLLESIPVEVAAAADAMEPHRLTEILADLATGFHRFYQHVRVVDSDSIDVSAARLMLCEACRRCISGLLSILGVDAPDRM, encoded by the coding sequence ATGGAGATGATACGATCTGATCTTTCCCTTCTTGGCATTGAATTTGACAGATATTTCGCGGAGAGCGAGCTGATACCCGGTGCTGTGACGGAAGCAATCGAAAGACTGTCCGGAGTTACAATTGACGGTAAAAGCCTTGTCTATAGCGATGAAGACGGCTCGGAGAAACTCTGGCTCAGGTTCACATCACTGCGCAGGCCGAAGGACAGGGTGATTGTCCGGGATAACGGAACGTATACTTACAGGATGCCGGATATTGCCTACCATATCGAGAAGTTCTCCAGAAATTATGATCTGATGGTGGATATCTTCGGAGCGGATCACCTGGATACCAGTCGTGACGTAACAAGCGCACTGGAATGTCTACTTGGCATGGAGGAGGTTTCAAAGCGGCTAAAAGTTATTATCCATCAGTTCGTGACACTGGTCAGGGATGGCAGAAGGATAAAAATGTCAACAAGATCAGGTGAATTTGTTACACTCAGGGAACTTATCAGAGACGCCGGCTCGGCTGATGTCACGAAGTACCTTTTCCTGACAAGGAGAGCGGAAGCCCATATGGATTTCGACCTTGATCTTGCCAGGAAACAATCCAGTGAGAATCCGGTTTATTACGTTCAGTACGCCCATGCCAGAATAGCAGGAATACTCCGCGTAGCCAGTGAAGCAGGCATCGAACCTCCGGATGAGTTCTCCGACGAACTTGCGGAACTCCTTGATGGGGAACACGAACGCGAGCTGATGCGTCTTCTTGAATCCATTCCGGTTGAGGTTGCAGCTGCCGCTGACGCGATGGAACCTCACAGGCTTACGGAGATACTTGCAGACCTGGCCACCGGGTTCCACAGATTTTACCAGCATGTAAGAGTGGTCGACAGTGACAGTATAGATGTTTCGGCGGCCCGTCTGATGCTTTGTGAAGCATGCAGACGATGTATCAGCGGCCTGCTTTCAATACTTGGGGTGGATGCCCCGGACAGAATGTAA